The window CTCGGCGACCAACGTTCCGAAGGAAGTCATCGACGCGGGAAGAAATCTGAAGCTGATTGCCCGCGGCGGCGCCGGGATTGACAACATCGATCATAAATACGCTAAATCAATTGGCATTCCCGTCCTGAACACGCCCGCGGCAAACTCGCTTTCCGTCGCCGAACTCGTTTTTGCGCATCTTTTTGCGCTGGCGCGGTTCATTCCTCAAGCGAATATCACAATGCGCGAAGGCAAATGGGAAAAGAAAGCGTACGCCAAAGGAACCGAACTTTCCGGTAAAACGATCGGAATCGTCGGTTTTGGCAAGATCGGGCAACTTGTCGCAAAAATTGCGCTGGCAATCGGAATGAAAATTCTGGCTTACGATGTCGCTGAGATCAAAACTGATCTGAACGTGAAAATCGTCCCGCTTGACGAATTGTTGAAAAATTCGGATTTTATTACGCTTCATACGCCCAAACAGCCGCAACCTTTGATTGGCGAGCATGAAATTGAAATCATGAAGACAGGCGTTTTTATCGTGAATTGCGCCCGCGGCGGCGTGATTGATGAAAAAGCATTACTGAGCGGACTGAACTCCGGGAAAATCGGTGGCGCGGGGCTCGACGTTTATTCGCAGGAACCGCCGGAAAATCTGGAACTGATCCGTCACCCGCGAGTATCGGTAACGCCGCACACGGGAGCGAGTACCGTCGAAGCACAGGACCGCGTCGGCGTCGAAATTGCTCAGAAAATTGTAGCGACATTAAAAAAGTAGAGTCGTTAATTCGCCAAATTCGGGAATAACGACTTCCCGATTGAATTCGTGAACTATCGCGTCGTTCTTTAAAACGGTGCGAGTAAATTTGCTGAAGGAAAAAATGGTCAAAATCAAAGCATTTAGAGGAATTCGACCTCAGAAAGGACTCGCCGAAAAGATTGCGGCTTTGCCTTATGATGTCTTGAATTCGGATGAGGCAAGAGTCAAAGCGGCTGGGAATCCATATTCGTTTCTGCATGTCTCCAAATCTGAAATTGATCTGCCACCCGAAACCGATCCATACGATGAAAAAGTTTATTTAAAAGCGTCAGAATATTTTCGTGAGATGTTACGTAATAAGTGGTTTTTTCAAGACAAATCAGAAAAGTTTTACGCCTATCGCCAGATCATGGAAGGTCGTGAGCAATATGGCTTGATGGTCGATGCGTCGGTCGATGATTATCTGCAAAAACGTATTCGCATTCATGAATTGACGCGCGAAGTCAAGGAGCGCGACCGAATCAATCACGTCAAATATA is drawn from Candidatus Marinimicrobia bacterium CG08_land_8_20_14_0_20_45_22 and contains these coding sequences:
- a CDS encoding 3-phosphoglycerate dehydrogenase — encoded protein: MMKILITDGLSKEGQKILKDAGIDFDIQFYELPELIKVIPEYDGVLVSSATNVPKEVIDAGRNLKLIARGGAGIDNIDHKYAKSIGIPVLNTPAANSLSVAELVFAHLFALARFIPQANITMREGKWEKKAYAKGTELSGKTIGIVGFGKIGQLVAKIALAIGMKILAYDVAEIKTDLNVKIVPLDELLKNSDFITLHTPKQPQPLIGEHEIEIMKTGVFIVNCARGGVIDEKALLSGLNSGKIGGAGLDVYSQEPPENLELIRHPRVSVTPHTGASTVEAQDRVGVEIAQKIVATLKK